The Acidobacteriota bacterium region CGGCAAGATCTTCATCTATTTCCGCGTTGGCTTCGACGATCACCGTTCCGTCGACCGGATCGATAATGTCGTCGAGCGCGGTACATCCGACGATTCGGTCGCGAAGCGATTCGACGACCTCACCGTTGCGGACGATCGCTTCCGACCAGACGCCCTTGAGCGTTCCGCAATCCTGTTCGGCGACGATCACGTCCTGCGCGACGTCGACAAGCCGGCGGGTCAGATAACCCGAGTCGGCCGTCTTGAGCGCCGTATCGGCCAAACCTTTACGCGCGCCGTGCGTCGAGATGAAGTACTGCAAAACGTTCAGACCCTCGCGGAAATTCGCGACGATCGGCGTTTCGATGATCTCGCCCGACGGCTTGGCCATCAGACCGCGCATTCCGGCGAGCTGACGAATCTGAGCTTCCGAACCGCGAGCGCCGGAATCCGCCATCACGAGGATCGGATTCAGCTCGTTGCGGTTCTTTTCACGCTCGTTCATCGCCTTGAACATTTCCTTCGCAACCTGGTCGGTAACTTCGGACCAGATCGCGGTTACTTTGTTCTCGCGCTCCATATTGGTCATCGTCGCTTCTTCATACTGCTTCTGAAGCTTATCGACTTCCTTGCGTGCGTTTTCAATGATCTCGCCCTTGTTCGGCGGCGTCACCATATCGTCGATACCGATCGACATACCGGCTTTCGTCGCGTACAGGAATCCGAGCGTCTTCAGATCGTCGAGAAGTTCGACGGTCATATCGTGGCCGAGACGCAAGTGGCTGAAGTTGACGAGCGACTGCAGGCCTTTCTTCTTGAGTGTGCCGTTGATGAACGGCATACCTTCGCGACGCAGGCGATCGTTGAAGATCACGCGGCCGACGGTCGTATCGATGATGCGATCGACGTTGCGGATCGTTCCGCGCATCACATCCTGCGGGTTGTGTTCCTGCGTCAGATCGATCAGTTCGCCGCGGACGCGAAGTTTGATCTTCGTCTGTGTTTCGACGACCTTCGCGTCGAGCGCGAGCAGGACGTCTTCAACCGACGCGAAGATCTTGTTCTCGCCGCGCATACCGTCGCGGCCGAGCGTCAGATAGTATCCGCCGAGGACGATGTCCTGTGACGGAACCGTGATCGGTTGGCCCGACGCCGGCGACAGAAGGTTTTCCGACGCGAGCATCAGGACGCGCGCTTCGATCTGGGCTTCGGCCGAAAGCGGAATATGAACCGCCATCTGGTCGCCGTCGAAGTCGGCGTTGAAAGCCGTACAAACGAGCGGATGAATCTTGATCGCTTTGCCTTCGACGAGAACCGGCTCGAACGCCTGAATTCCAAGACGGTGGAGCGTCGGCGCGCGGTTGAGCAGCACCGGATGCTCGCGAATCACGTCTTCGAGAATGTCCCAGACGATCGGTTCCTGGCGTTCGACCATCTCGCGCGCCTGTTTGATGGTCGCGGCGTGTCCCTCCCGTTCAAGTTTGTTGTAGATGAACGGTTTGAACAGTTCGAGCGCCATCTTTTTCGGCAGACCGCACTGGTGGAGTTTGAGCTCCGGTCCGACGACGATCACCGAACGTCCCGAGTAGTCGACGCGTTTTCCGAGCAAGTTCTGACGGAAACGGCCCTGTTTACCCTTGAGCGTTCCCGAAAGCGATTTGAGCGGTCGGTTGTTCGCACCGCGCAGAACGCGTCCGCGGCGGCCGTTGTCGAACAACGCATCGACGGCTTCCTGGAGCATTCGTTTTTCGTTGCGGACGATAACTTCCGGCGCGCGCAGCTCGATAAGCTTCTTCAAACGGTTGTTGCGGTTGATTACGCGGCGGTAAAGATCGTTAAGATCCGACGTCGCGAACCGGCCGCCGTCGAGAGGCACCAACGGACGAAGTTCCGGAGGAATGACCGGGATCACGTCGAGGATCATCCATTCGGGTTTGTTGCCCGAACGAAGGAACGAATTCGCGACCTTCAAACGCTTCGAATACTTGAGCTTCTTCTGCTGCGACGTTTCCTCACGCATCTTGACGCGAAGTTCGGCCACCAGTTCCTCGACATTGACCGTTGCCAGTAGCTCCTTGATGGCTTCAGCGCCCATTTTTGCGACGAACTGATGCGGGTAATCGCGCGTCAGTTCACGGAATCGCTCGTCGGTCAGAAGTTCCTTTTCCTTGAGTCCCGGAACATCGCCTTCATCGACGACGATATAGGTTTCAAAGTAGAGGATCTTCTCAAGGTCGCGGAGCGTGATGTCGAGCAGATGGCCGATTCGCGACGGCAGGCCCTTGAAGAACCAGACGTGCGAACAGGGACTCGCAAGTTCGACGTGTCCGAGGCGCTCGCGCCGGACTTTCGACTGCGTGACCTCGACGCCGCACTTGTCGCAGATCACGCCGCGGTGCTTCATTCTCTTGTATTTTCCGCACAAGCACTCCCAGTCAGAGACCGGACCGAAGATGCGGGCGCAGAACAAACCGTCGCGCTCCGGTTTGAATGTGCGGTAATTGATCGTTTCCGGCTTGGTAACTTCACCGTGAGACCAAGACCGAATCTTTTCCGGCGATGCCAGCGAAATGCGGATCGCCTCAAAATTCGGGGT contains the following coding sequences:
- the rpoC gene encoding DNA-directed RNA polymerase subunit beta', with the translated sequence MFRFQQDNKTQLTPNFEAIRISLASPEKIRSWSHGEVTKPETINYRTFKPERDGLFCARIFGPVSDWECLCGKYKRMKHRGVICDKCGVEVTQSKVRRERLGHVELASPCSHVWFFKGLPSRIGHLLDITLRDLEKILYFETYIVVDEGDVPGLKEKELLTDERFRELTRDYPHQFVAKMGAEAIKELLATVNVEELVAELRVKMREETSQQKKLKYSKRLKVANSFLRSGNKPEWMILDVIPVIPPELRPLVPLDGGRFATSDLNDLYRRVINRNNRLKKLIELRAPEVIVRNEKRMLQEAVDALFDNGRRGRVLRGANNRPLKSLSGTLKGKQGRFRQNLLGKRVDYSGRSVIVVGPELKLHQCGLPKKMALELFKPFIYNKLEREGHAATIKQAREMVERQEPIVWDILEDVIREHPVLLNRAPTLHRLGIQAFEPVLVEGKAIKIHPLVCTAFNADFDGDQMAVHIPLSAEAQIEARVLMLASENLLSPASGQPITVPSQDIVLGGYYLTLGRDGMRGENKIFASVEDVLLALDAKVVETQTKIKLRVRGELIDLTQEHNPQDVMRGTIRNVDRIIDTTVGRVIFNDRLRREGMPFINGTLKKKGLQSLVNFSHLRLGHDMTVELLDDLKTLGFLYATKAGMSIGIDDMVTPPNKGEIIENARKEVDKLQKQYEEATMTNMERENKVTAIWSEVTDQVAKEMFKAMNEREKNRNELNPILVMADSGARGSEAQIRQLAGMRGLMAKPSGEIIETPIVANFREGLNVLQYFISTHGARKGLADTALKTADSGYLTRRLVDVAQDVIVAEQDCGTLKGVWSEAIVRNGEVVESLRDRIVGCTALDDIIDPVDGTVIVEANAEIDEDLAGQVQLSGLQKVRIRSPLTCEARRGICVKCYGRNLAMGRTVEIGEAVGVIAAQSIGEPGTQLTMRTFHVGGTARLEQETKHISAMDGTVKYSEDMKTITNRAGENISIRRQSDLLLLDDRSREVARYQIVYGAHVQVKDGQKVKEDDILATWDPFTFAILTEVSGTVKYHDLKEGKTVEEEVDKFSGQIRLVVKDSDEKNQPRMEIRDGNKILKTYQMPIRANLLVSDGQQVEAGDIIAKIPRETTKTKDIVGGLPRVVELFEARRPGETAVMSEIHGSVKFGGITKGKRKLIITGDDGTEREYDIPRGTHINVQEGDRVKAGEPLMDGPLNPHDILRVLGMDALQNYLVNEIQEVYRLQGVNINDKHIEVIVRQMLRWVKIKEVGDTDFLLEEQVDRFRYEDENRRVRDEDGAAAVAEPLLLGITKASLSTDSFISAASFQETTRVLTEAAISGRIDYLRGLKENVIMGRLIPAGTGMKYYRNVKVDYDPTMNQKVVDEYDEEFPVVTGGMDLPLPMDVPGVEVDDFDDVDEIEVFDEELELDADEEVAFDGELGDDLADDDDI